The genomic segment CCAAGTATTGATTGCAACAGAGGCGGGCGGCGAAGGCATCAACTTGCAGTTTTGCCACCATATGATCAACTTCGATCTGCCGTGGAACCCGATGCGCGTAGAGCAGCGGATTGGCCGCGTCCACCGGCTCGGACAAACCGAGGATGTCAAAATTTACAACCTATGCACCCTCGGGACGATAGAAGAGCATATTGTGCATTTGCTGCATGAAAAAATTAATATGTTTGAGCTTGTTATTGGCGAGCTGGATCATATTTTGGAGCGTTTTGAGAAAAAGGATGGCTCGCTGGAGCAGCAGCTTGCCCGCATGCTGCTTGAATCAGGCGGCAGTGAAACGGAGCTGCGCGAGAAAATCAGCGATCTCGCCTCCTCGATTACGCAAATTCGCGAAGAGGTGCAGCAAGGCCCTGAGCTTCAGGCAAGCGCGCAAATAGTGTCACAAATGACGGCCCTCGGGCAGACGGTGGAGATTAGACATGAATGAGAAGCAGGTACACAAGTTTGTCCAGCGATATTTGGAGGCGACGCAGTGCCAGGTTTTGGAGAAATCGCCCTGCCATTTCACCGTAAAACTGTCTCCTGATGCGGATCGGGAGCTGACGAACCGCCCCTACTACTGGAGCTTCGTTGACCGTACGAATGCTGCTCCCGAGACGATGACCTACCTGCTCGTAACCGACCGCGAAAAATATGACGCCGCTCAAGCCGGGACATTGCCCGCGCAGCAGCGCTTGCCAGGCGGCGCCGTTGGAGCGGCGGACATAGTAGCGGGCGCACAAGGAAACGCAGGTGCAGCAGCGCTTCCCGGTGCAGCAAGCAGCGTGAGGCCTGATTCGGGCATTGGCAGCGTCTCCGCCAAAGCAAGCCCAAGCCCAGCCGCACCCGCACACGGAAACGCGGCTGGTTCAGCATCGGCGTCGCCAGCCGTCTCTTCATCTGGCGCTGCCGAAAGTGCCGATAGCAGCGCAAATCCAGCTGCTGCTGGAACGGGCCAAGCGGCAGCAGCTGATGCTGCGCTTGGCCGCTCGCTCGGCTTCGTGCACGGCAATATCAATCAGACGGGGCTGCGCATTCCGCGCGAGGAAATGTATTTTGGCTCGCGCAAGCTGGATCAGCTGTTTGGTGCGGCAAAATCGAAGGGCAGCTAC from the Paenibacillus sp. BIHB 4019 genome contains:
- a CDS encoding YqhG family protein, which encodes MNEKQVHKFVQRYLEATQCQVLEKSPCHFTVKLSPDADRELTNRPYYWSFVDRTNAAPETMTYLLVTDREKYDAAQAGTLPAQQRLPGGAVGAADIVAGAQGNAGAAALPGAASSVRPDSGIGSVSAKASPSPAAPAHGNAAGSASASPAVSSSGAAESADSSANPAAAGTGQAAAADAALGRSLGFVHGNINQTGLRIPREEMYFGSRKLDQLFGAAKSKGSYVFLFQEPERGAASPYSSTPYTAWLGINMRVEFACDRKREEIHSYGISLATGHCTEQFHDRLQRLRLTPRLPANIHLAKNGLSFNKALSIMEQALERKLRSYDYEWAGAATERLEEELERIRLYYEPLIEHAADDELKQSVREQYEQRQSEIRWQYEPRVTASAINCGIFHLEGIE